One window from the genome of Ailuropoda melanoleuca isolate Jingjing chromosome 5, ASM200744v2, whole genome shotgun sequence encodes:
- the HUS1B gene encoding LOW QUALITY PROTEIN: checkpoint protein HUS1B (The sequence of the model RefSeq protein was modified relative to this genomic sequence to represent the inferred CDS: inserted 4 bases in 2 codons; deleted 3 bases in 2 codons), which translates to MKFCANVIGKDLIELFICISGTISKLPRVFVLHVFQDSLCFRPDDSRVICDARVWCEVRREDFFHRFHVEDVSEELKEIYLELTSEHLFRTASSTGNASTLKPQLTNKWRPHLTVSVELPLPTGWTPVVILDPFDGPVRVLPPTAWGDFPEPGLEACDVSVNLLSLKTPKGSVERIAKLGDQMLVEANLNGKMNLSIETDVVSIXSYFNNLGNPPKSAQDMPQDRNLENMVQVLVESRKLLQFFEGQQINPVTALCNVLSNTXHLVLVHEDVSLQCFIPAYKNSSSLYFFFFKSLRSFQN; encoded by the exons ATGAAGTTCTGTGCCAACGTCATTGGCAAGGACCTTATAGAGCTCTTTATTTGTATCAGTGGCACCATATCAAAGCTGCCAAGAGTCTTTGTGCTCCACGTGTTCCAAGAC AGCCTGTGCTTTAGGCCTGATGACTCCAGGGTCATCTGTGATGCCAGAGTATGGTGTGAGGTGAGGCGGGAAGACTTCTTCCACCGCTTTCACGTGGAAGATGTTTCAGAAGAATTGAAGGAGATTTATTTAGAGCTGACGTCTGAGCATTTGTTCAGAACAGCGAGCAGCACAGGGAATGCCTCT ACATTGAAACCCCAGTTGACCAACAAGTGGCGTCCCCACCTCACTGTGTCTGTGGAGCTGCCATTGCCCACAGGTTGGACTCCTGTGGTGATACTTGATCCATTTGATGGGCCCGTAAGGGTACTTCCCCCAACAGCATGGGGAGATTTCCCAGAGCCCGGTTTGGAAGCCTGTGATGTTAGTGTTAATCTTCTGTCTTTGAAGACTCCGAAGGGCAGCGTAGAAAGGATAGCAAAATTGGGCGATCAAATGCTGGTCGAAGCAAATCTAAATGGCAAAATGAACTTGAGTATAGAAACTGATGTCGTGTCTAT AAGTTATTTTAACAATCTTGGAAATCCTCCAAAGTCTGCCCAGGATATGCCTCAAGACAGAAACCTGGAGAACATGGTGCAAGTGCTGGTAGAGAGTAGGAAGCTTCTGCAGTTTTTCGAGGGACAGCAAATAAATCCTGTGACAGCCTTATGCAATGTTTTGAGCAATAC CCATCTTGTTTTGGTTCATGAAGATGTCTCTCTTCAGTGTTTCATTCCTGCCTATAAAAATTCAAGcagcctgtatttttttttttttaaaagcttacggtcttttcaaaactga